Proteins encoded together in one Telopea speciosissima isolate NSW1024214 ecotype Mountain lineage chromosome 4, Tspe_v1, whole genome shotgun sequence window:
- the LOC122659288 gene encoding uncharacterized protein LOC122659288 — MAPAYGLPPTLIPGEGEARRVSGVGGALVVLNGGVASGGNGGGASFLGGGTATSVSGDDVQGGSDASKKRIGLPWSALFSSSSSSAIEDGLKLSFVEPLKIDGELAAKCPSWVINNGLEKWRNTLMGHFIGGRPSLPYARDMLLKQWKVVGHVDVNLLDSGIFIFRFNLEDDKIKVLEGGPWYVPKRSMILRPWSPFASMEKVDLCSVPVWITLPNLPFHFWLSEALSSIGSVIRRPIVTDKMTSSMERLSYAQLYVEISAGEDLPSSIPIYDDEGFCFYQRVNYDWKPPLCKHCKVFGHSDYTCKFGSGDANQKNSKPKKEWRVKNSVNHDREDAGDGGDSLAQDGGGSLVGGEGGHLTGGGADRGALQPAGQVDSGDSNSNLLPIISCKNKGKVGRSQPDSILSKKGMGRDSSNSVDKDKEKEIAHPNAFALLENLTEEIRYNPEDMMLTQIHAQFFEEMNYLPRRTKRKERFIKNNGADSLEKGEIDGVNIVGRFAEVAKDNPMDMLGLGNLNSSKSTSLDPIYSNLTMDKDEAELEGSRDSFHSGVFKESGEADSSIWIWLGWDTNVFKVEEVQKSQQFIHVKVSVLGTSVAFLCTAVYAFNSMEDCRDLWREVDAIANNILESRVVLGDFNVVRHQNEKVGGDPIRVMVNLTWMDVLRSSEAVFLPPGLLDHSLVVLSILEDANFSPKPFQFFEALIGRNGFDDTVLKGWNQSVSMALNPILRFAAQLKNVKKELRKWNKVSVGDVFQAVKAADFKLNQIQCTLGAYPEDLDLVSMESQAKPKLWEALAIDEKFLKEKSRVKHIQLGDGNNSFFHKSMVCRQNRNHILEIRDEGGVIIKEPNLIKKEEISF, encoded by the exons ATGG CTCCGGCTTATGGTCTCCCTCCCACTCTCATTCCGGGAGAAGGGGAGGCAAGGAGGGTCTCGGGTGTTGGGGGTGCTCTTGTTGTTTTGAATGGGGGTGTTGCTAGTGGAGGAAATGGTGGTGGTGCTTCTTTTTTGGGTGGTGGGACTGCAACTTCTGTTTCGGGTGATGATGTGCAAGGAGGGTCTGATGCTAGTAAGAAGAGGATCGGGTTGCCATGGTCAGCCTTGTTttcctcttcaagttcttcGGCTATTGAAGATGGATTAAAGCTTTCTTTTGTTGAACCTTTGAAGATAGATGGAGAGCTGGCTGCTAAATGTCCTTCTTGGGTGATCAATAATGGGCTGGAAAAGTGGAGGAATACCCTTATGGGTCACTTTATTGGAGGAAGACCTAGCCTCCCCTATGCCAGAGATATGCTTTTGAAGCAATGGAAGGTTGTGGGGCATGTGGATGTCAACCTGCTTGATAGTGGAATTTTCATTTTTCGATTCaaccttgaagatgataaaatTAAGGTCCTTGAGGGGGGTCCTTGGTATGTTCCGAAAAGGTCGATGATCCTTCGACCTTGGAGTCCATTTGCTAGTATGGAGAAGGTGGATTTGTGTTCTGTACCGGTGTGGATTACTCTTCCTAATCTACCTTTTCATTTCTGGTTGTCGGAAGCTCTCAGTTCAATTGGCAGTGTTATTAGGAGACCTATTGTAACTGATAAAATGACAAGTTCTATGGAACGCTTGTCTTATGCCCAGTTATATGTGGAGATCTCTGCCGGTGAAGACCTCCCATCTTCTATTCCGATCTATGATGATGAGGGGTTTTGCTTTTATCAGCGTGTGAATTATGATTGGAAGCCGCCCTTATGCAAGCATTGCAAGGTCTTTGGTCACTCGGACTATACCTGTAAGTTTGGTAGTGGAGATGCAAATCAGAAGAATTCAAAGCCCAAGAAAGAGTGGAGAGTGAAAAACTCAGTGAATCATGATCGTGAGGATGCAGGAGATGGTGGAGActccttggcccaagatggtggtGGTTCCTTGGTCGGAGGTGAAGGTGGCCATTTGACCGGAGGTGGGGCTGATCGTGGTGCTTTGCAACCAGCTGGACAGGTTGACTCGGGtgattcaaattcaaatttgttaCCCATTATTTCTTGCAAGAATAAAGGGAAAGTTGGAAGAAGCCAACCTGATTCAATCTTGAGTAAAAAAGGAATGGGGAGAGATTCGTCTAATTCTGTGGATAAAGataaagagaaggaaattgCACACCCAAATGCCTTTGCCTTGCTGGAAAATCTAACGGAGGAGATTCGATACAACCCGGAGGACATGATGCTGACCCAGATTCATGCGCAATTCTTTGAGGAAATGAATTATTTGCCGAGGAGGacaaagaggaaggagagattTAT CAAGAATAATGGTGCTGATTCTTTGGAGAAGGGAGAGATTGATGGAGTGAATATTGTAGGAAGATTCGCTGAGGTGGCCAAAGATAATCCGATGGATATGCTTGGATTAGGCAATCTTAATTCCTCCAAGTCGACTTCATTGGATCCGATCTATTCTAATCTGACGATGGATAAAGATGAGGCAGAATTAGAAG GCAGCAGAGATTCGTTCCACTCAGGGGTCTTCAAGGAAAG TGGTGAAGCTGATTCTTCTATTTGGATTTGGTTGGGCTGGGATACAAATGTTTTTAAGGTTGAAGAAGTTCAAAAATCTCAACAATTTATTCATGTTAAGGTGTCGGTGTTGGGCACTTCTGTTGCCTTTCTCTGTACTGCAGTATATGCCTTTAATTCTATGGAGGACTGTAGGGATCTTTGGAGGGAGGTGGATGCAATTGCCAACAATATCTTGGAATCCCGGGTAGTCCTTGGGGACTTCAATGTGGTGCGACATCAAAATGAGAAGGTTGGAGGAGACCCTATTCG GGTTATGGTTAATTTGACTTGGATGGATGTTTTAAGATCCTCTGAAGCTGTCTTTCTTCCTCCAGGTCTTTTGGATCATTCTCTAGTAGTTTTGTCCATTCTTGAAGATGCTAACTTCAGCCCAAAACCATTCCAATTCTTTGAGGCTTTGATTGGCAGAAATGGTTTTGATGACACTGTTCTTAAGGGATGGAACCAGTCGGTTAGCATGGCTCTTAACCCTATCCTCCGTTTTGCTGCCCAGCTTAAAAATGTAAAGAAGGAGCTTAGGAAATGGAACAAAGTAAGTGTGGGAGATGTGTTTCAAGCGGTTAAAGCTGCAGATTTTAAGCTGAATCAGATTCAGTGCACTCTTGGTGCTTATCCAGAAGATCTAGACTTGGTCTCCATGGAATCACAAGCCAAACCAAAATTATGGGAAGCTCTGGCTATTGATGAAAAGTTCCTAAAGGAGAAATCCAGGGTTAAACATATCCAGTTGGGTGATGGAAACAATAGCTTCTTTCATAAATCTATGGTTTGCAGACAGAATAGGAATCATATTTTGGAGATTCGGGATGAAGGGGGAGTCATTATCAAGGAACCAAATCTCAttaagaaggaagaaatttcattttag
- the LOC122660174 gene encoding ranBP2-type zinc finger protein At1g67325-like: MSQVDNRNSSAAKRARTDGSRREDDWTCPSCGNVNFSFRTTCNRGNCTQSRPVDHNLKSATKPVQAPQIYSSSAPYLGSGAPSSMYLAVPPYGSSLFNGTSLPPYDLPFSGGSGYPYDYGSRLSSGSPYGPLHLSGPSPYSSGSMLGTGGMYGMPPLMDRYGLGLPMGHAPMGVRPGVFPGENPQKKPAETTRDNDWTCPNCGNVNFSFRTVCNMRKCSTLKPGSQAAKSEKNSKQKMPEGSWKCEKCNNINYPFRTKCNRQNCGAEKPSETNKSPAPTSEEEEQ; encoded by the exons ATGTCTCAG GTGGATAATAGAAACTCTTCTGCAGCCAAGCGAGCTCGGACTGATG GTAGCCGCCGGGAAGATGATTGGACATGTCCAAGTTGTGGCAATGTCAATTTCTCTTTTAGGACAACCTGTAACAGGGGCAACTGTACCCAGTCCAGGCCGGTTGATCACAACTTA AAATCTGCCACAAAGCCTGTTCAAGCCCCTCAGATTTACTCTTCATCAGCTCCCTATCTAGGTTCTGGTGCACCCTCTTCAATGTATCTGGCTGTTCCACCATATGGTTCTTCACTCTTTAATGGAACGTCTCTTCCTCCGTATGATCTTCCATTCTCTGGGGGTTCAGGATATCCTTATGATTATGGCAGCCGCCTTTCATCAGGAAGCCCTTATGGACCACTGCATTTGTCTGGGCCATCTCCATATTCCAGTGGATCTATGCTTGGAACTG GAGGGATGTACGGTATGCCCCCTCTGATGGACCGCTATGGCCTGGGTTTGCCCATGGGTCATGCTCCTATG GGGGTTAGACCAGGAGTTTTTCCAGGTGAAAATCCTCAGAAAAAGCCTGCAG AGACAACACGTGATAATGACTGGACCTGTCCCAATTGTGGAAATGTGAATTTCTCATTTAGAACAGTTTGCAATATGAGGAAGTGCAGTACCCTGAAGCCAGGATCCCAG GCTGCCAAATCTGAGAAAAACTCCA AACAAAAAATGCCTGAGGGTAGCTGGAAATGTGAGAAATGTAATAACATAAACTATCCATTTAGGACCAAGTGCAATAGACAGAATTGTGGTGCTGAGAAACCGTCTGAGACAAACAAGTCCCCTGCACCAAcatcagaagaggaagaacag TGA